In Arachis stenosperma cultivar V10309 chromosome 1, arast.V10309.gnm1.PFL2, whole genome shotgun sequence, one DNA window encodes the following:
- the LOC130967599 gene encoding casein kinase II subunit beta-1-like isoform X1, translating to MYRERGIVGASKSEDRKRINDVLDKQLERSSPSTSRVGGINGGSKDRSSLLSSSSKDPRSTSISKNSNISEEPETDSEESDVSGSDGDDTSWISWFCNLRGNEFFCEVDDDYIQDDFNLCGLSSQVPYYDYALDLILDVESSHGDMFTEEQNELIESAAEMLYGLIHARYVLTSKGMAAMLDKYKNYDFGRCPRVYCSGQPCLPVGQSDIPRSSTVKIYCPRCEDLYYPRSKYQGNIDGAYFGTTFPHLFLMTYGQLKPQKPSQSYVPRVFGFKLHKP from the exons ATGTACAGAGAGCGAGGGATAGTTGGGGCCTCCAAATCGGAGGATCGGAAGCGAATCAACGACGTCCTCGATAAGCAGCTGGAGCGATCCTCACCGTCCACTTCGAGGGTTGGTGGCATCAATGGCGGCAGCAAAGACAGGTCTTCCCTTCTATCATCTTCCTCCAAGGACCCTCGCTCTACATCTATCTCCAAGAACTCAAACATctcag AGGAACCTGAAACAGACAGTGAAGAATCAGATGTTAGTGGCTCTGATGGAGATGACACCTCTTGGATCTCATGGTTCTGTAATCTCAGAGGAAATGAATTCTTTTGTGAGGTTGACGATGATTACATCCAAGATGACTTCAACCTGTGTGGGTTAAGCAGTCAAGTGCCTTACTATGATTATGCTCTTGATTTAATATTGGATGTTGAGTCCTCCCATG GTGACATGTTCACAGAGGAACAAAATGAGTTGATTGAATCAGCAGCGGAGATGCTTTATGGTCTGATTCATGCTCGATACGTATTGACAAGCAAAGGAATGGCTGCCATG CTTGACAAGTACAAGAACTATGATTTTGGAAGATGCCCAAGAGTTTACTGCTCTGGACAACCCTGCCTTCCAGTTGGTCAGTCAGATATTCCTAGGTCAAGTACTGTGAAGATATACTGCCCTAGATGTGAAGACCTATATTATCCTCGGTCCAAGTATCAAGGCA ACATTGATGGAGCATACTTTGGGACAACATTTCCACACCTCTTCCTCATGACGTATGGACAACTGAAGCCACAAAAACCATCACAGAGCTACGTTCCAAGAGTTTTTGGGTTCAAACTTCACAAGCCATGA
- the LOC130967599 gene encoding casein kinase II subunit beta-1-like isoform X2 — translation MYRERGIVGASKSEDRKRINDVLDKQLERSSPSTSRVGGINGGSKDRSSLLSSSSKDPRSTSISKNSNISEEPETDSEESDVSGSDGDDTSWISWFCNLRGNEFFCEVDDDYIQDDFNLCGLSSQVPYYDYALDLILDVESSHGDMFTEEQNELIESAAEMLYGLIHARYVLTSKGMAAMLDKYKNYDFGRCPRVYCSGQPCLPVGQSDIPRSSTVKIYCPRCEDLYYPRSKYQDIDGAYFGTTFPHLFLMTYGQLKPQKPSQSYVPRVFGFKLHKP, via the exons ATGTACAGAGAGCGAGGGATAGTTGGGGCCTCCAAATCGGAGGATCGGAAGCGAATCAACGACGTCCTCGATAAGCAGCTGGAGCGATCCTCACCGTCCACTTCGAGGGTTGGTGGCATCAATGGCGGCAGCAAAGACAGGTCTTCCCTTCTATCATCTTCCTCCAAGGACCCTCGCTCTACATCTATCTCCAAGAACTCAAACATctcag AGGAACCTGAAACAGACAGTGAAGAATCAGATGTTAGTGGCTCTGATGGAGATGACACCTCTTGGATCTCATGGTTCTGTAATCTCAGAGGAAATGAATTCTTTTGTGAGGTTGACGATGATTACATCCAAGATGACTTCAACCTGTGTGGGTTAAGCAGTCAAGTGCCTTACTATGATTATGCTCTTGATTTAATATTGGATGTTGAGTCCTCCCATG GTGACATGTTCACAGAGGAACAAAATGAGTTGATTGAATCAGCAGCGGAGATGCTTTATGGTCTGATTCATGCTCGATACGTATTGACAAGCAAAGGAATGGCTGCCATG CTTGACAAGTACAAGAACTATGATTTTGGAAGATGCCCAAGAGTTTACTGCTCTGGACAACCCTGCCTTCCAGTTGGTCAGTCAGATATTCCTAGGTCAAGTACTGTGAAGATATACTGCCCTAGATGTGAAGACCTATATTATCCTCGGTCCAAGTATCAAG ACATTGATGGAGCATACTTTGGGACAACATTTCCACACCTCTTCCTCATGACGTATGGACAACTGAAGCCACAAAAACCATCACAGAGCTACGTTCCAAGAGTTTTTGGGTTCAAACTTCACAAGCCATGA